CCCTCATTAACCCAGTGGGCTTCAAACGATTCGATCAGATCTTCAAGCGACATTATCTGCCCGGCAAGGCGTTGAGTATTATACGCCTGAACGGCCCGATGCAGCGCGGCGCCATAGATGATCGTATGCTCCCTGAGCACAGGTACCCGCAGGATATGGACGTACTTGTACTTCAACGGGCAGGTCAGATAGTCGTCGATCTGATAGTGGGAGAGGCTGAGCGGGGTGTCGGCCCGGATCGCAAGATCAATGACGACTTGGGGCGGCGGCGCGTATCGACCGATGACCGCCTCTGCCGTCCCGCGCCAGGGCTGCTCCTCTTCTTCTTTCGGCAGCGCCAGCGCCTCAGCCAGGAACCGGCTGCGCTTCCACTCCCGCTTTGTTCCGTAATCCTTCGCCCGCGTGAGGAACAGGTACCTCTTGGCCCGAGTCATGCCGACATAAAATAGGCGTCGCTCCTCCTGCTGGTGAAAGTCGCCGGACGGCAACGTCTCTTTGATCAGCTCATCGGGAAGTGGGATCGCCTCTCGCCGATCGATCGAGGGGAACCGCTTCTCGACCAGGCCCACGAGAAAGACTGCTTCGAATTCGAGACCCTTGGCCTTGTGCAGCGTCAGAACGGCTACTCCTTCCTCTGCTGCCTCGCCCTCCGCGACGGGCGGGTTCTCGCCTGCCTCGATCAGCATCGTCAGATACGGGACAAAGCCGACCACGCGGTCCTGGGGCGCCACCTCGCCGAATCGCTGAACCAGGCCAAAGAATGCGGCGAGGTTGCTGACCCGCTGATGATCGCGTGAGGAATTCGAATGCAGCAGTCGCTTGCCGTAGCCAGGCTGTTCCATCAGGAACTCATACAGGATACGTCCCGTTACCTCCCGAGCCGCTTTGTCCAGATAACGATGCAGGTCGCTCAGGAGGGCCGTGGCAGCAGCGATCCCTTCAGTCGAGACCCCGGAAAGCTCCGGTACGGCATCCGGCCGCCTCGTCAGATCGAGCAACACCTCATAGAGACTGCGATGCTTCCGGCGCGCGTGGGCGTTGCAGAGGGTCAGGTCGGCAGCCGGCATCCCGTAGATATCGGAACCAGCCAAATGAAAGAGACTCAGGGAGTCGTATGGGTCGGCAAGGAGGCGAAGGAACGAGATCACCAGACGTATCTCATCCCTGTCGTACAGACCCTTCGCCCCGCTGAAGCTCCAGGGGATTCCCTTCATGTTCAGCGCCCGGAGCAATGGGTCGGCATCGCTGTTTCGCCGAACCAGAATGGCGATATCGCTCAGCGCGCACGCCTTCGCCTCGATCAGCTCCTCGATCTTTCCGGCTGCCCAGTCGGCCTCTTCCTGATAGGTCTGAAAGACCACGCTCTCAACGGCCGGGCCGTCACCATTGCAAGACTTCAGGCGCTTGTCGACGCCTTCCTGGTATTCCAGGCGGTCAGGGTTGTTGTGCTGGATCAGACGGTACGCGGCATCAAGGACGCTCGGCGTCGAGCGATAGTTCTCCGCCAGGACGACCGTCTCCGTCTCAGGGAACTCCCGGCGGAAGCTGAGGATGTTACTGATCGAGGCGCCTCGAAATTTGAAGATCGACTGGTCGTCATCCCCCACCACCGTCACATTCCGATGGGAGGCCGTCAGCAGCTTCACAATCTGAAACTGGGCGTAGTTGGTATCCTGGAACTCATCGACCAGGATATACCGGAACCGCTCCTGTAACCGTTGCAGCACCAGCGGATGTTCCCGAAGTAAGTTGAGTGTCTGCGTCATCAGGTCGCCGAAATCCAACTTCCCTTCCCGCGCCATCAGCTCCTGGTAGTGCCGGTAGGTCCTGGCGATCTCCGCCTCGCGCTTCGCCTGCTCCGCCAGCGCCTTATCATCGGAAGAGGCCGCTGCTCGACCTGCCAGCTCTTCCGCATAACTCGCATACTGCTCGGGGCCGACATCCTCGTCCTTGGCTCGACTGAACAGTTGGAGCAGCGCCTGCACATGCCGCAGCGGACTGCCGAGCGGCCGGAAATAGTCCAGTGGAAGCTCGAACAGATGCTCCTGAACGAAGATGACCTGCTCCGGCACCGTAAGCAGGCGGAAGTCCGGACTCAAGCCCAACACCAGGGCATGCTCCCGAAGCACGCGGTCTCCAAAGGCATGGAAGGTGGAGATCCAGGTATCGGTGAACCCGTATGGGACCAGCAGGTCCACACGCCGCTCCATCTCCGCCGCCGCTTTCTCAGTGAAGGTCAGCGCCAGCACCTGCTCCGGCCTGGCTCGCCTGCTGTTGATCAGGTGGGCGATCCGGTGAGCGATCACCGTGGTCTTCCCCGTCCCGGCGCCCGCAATGATGAGCAAAGGGCCATCGCCGTGGATGACCGCCGCCTGCTGCGCCGCATTCAGGCCCCCCTGGACCTTTTCGCCGGCACGGAATGAAACGACCGGGTCTTGTTCCAACATCGATTCTCAGCCCCCTCTGAACGACTCGTATAACCAATAATATCGTATTATCATAACATGCTCACTCCTGGCCGACCACAGTCACACTTTGCCCAAATGGCTCACAGAAGAACAGATGACGAACCCCACCCCGCTCCCAGGGCCTGACCCTAGCCGCTGTAGTTCGCTCGGGAGGCTATGCCTTTTCCATTACAGGTGTTACCAACGGGAGCCCAGCCCGCAGGCATCGGGAGGGACCTGCACGATGGGCTATGTTAAGCGGGTCGTTGTGTCCCGTCCCTTAGTCGACTTGCCCCTATGCGGGAACAGGGCATCCATGTCGCCCGTAGCCAGGGCCGCGAGCGGTACCACATCCACCCGTTCGGCCAGCGCATACCGTCTTGTACCAGGATATAGAACGGTGAGGTGGTCGAGTTGCAGATCGTGAAGCGCAATGCGCATGGACGGCGTCAGGGTGGGCGCATCGGCTCGCTTCACCTCCACGCCAAGCCGCCGCCTGTTCTTGAACAGGAGAAGATCCAGTTCGGCGCCGGTATGTGTCGCCCAGAAGTACGCCTCGTCCGGCTGCACAGCCTTGAGTGTTTCTTCGATGGCATACCCTTCCCACGATGCACCGCACTTGGGGTGCGCTAATAGGTCCCTTTCCGTCTTGATGCCGAGAAGCTGGTGCAGCAGGCCGCTATCCCGTAGATAGACCTTCGGCGCCTTGACCTGGCGCTTCTTGAGGTTTGCATGCCAGGGGTGCAGTTGCCTCACCATGAACAGCCCCGTCAGCAGATCGAGATAGCGTCTGACGGTCGGTTCGCTGACCCCAAGCGATCTGGCCGGCTCGGCCGCATTCCAGCGCTGACCGTGGTAATGCGCGAGCATGGTCCAACACCGCCATAACGCGGGCGCGGGGATGGTCACGCCAAGCTGCGGGAGATCCCGCTCAAGAAACGTCTGGATGAATTGACGTCGCCAAGCCAAACTGTCCGCGTGCGAACGGGCGAGATACGAGCGCGGGAAGCCGCCACGCTGCCAATGACGTGTCAGCGCGTTGACCCCGACCTCGGCGAGACTGAAGCCTGAAAGCGGGACCGTCTCGAGCCTCCCCGCAAGCGATTCTGAAGATTGACGAAGCAGCACGGGTGAGGCGCTGCCGAGAATAAGAAATCTGACGGGCAGCGGCCTCCGGTCGGCCAGCACCCGCAGGACCGGAAAGAGATCCGGCCGACGCTGCACCTCGTCAATCACCACCACCCCGCGCAGATCTGCCAGCGCGGTGATCGGCTCAGCCAGACGCGCAAGGCTTGCCGGGTCTTCGAGGTCGAAATAGTTGAGCGAATCCGAAGGAACGATCTGCCGGGCAAGCGTGGTCTTCCCGCACTGGCGCGGCCCGATAAGCGAGACCACGCGGCTGCGCGACAGGGCGCGCCGGACCTGCGAGAGGATGTGAGACCGTTGGACCATAGAAGAACTATACCATGAAAATCAAATACCAGGTATTCCTTTTTCATGGTATACCAGACGGCTTACGCAGGCCGATTGCCCGCGGCTTACCGCGGGGTAGTTCACTGTCGGAAGCCTTGGTAGGCTGACACAGGTGCAGCGTTTGCCGTCGTCCGCCTTCAGACAAATGTCTTGTTAAGTACCAGAAAAGGCTATAGAGTTTTGGCCAGCTTCAAGAATGGCTGGTCGAGAGACTGATCAGCTTACATAATTAGGCGGGTCTCTGGAAGGGATATATGGTTCAGAACAGAATGGTCGCCGTTTGCGACATCCTCGGTTTTTCCGACATGGTCAATACCCATCCCCTACAAGAGGTAATCGACAATTCTCTGGGTTACCTGAGTAAGGCCATCTACCATTCTATGAAGCAGGAAGAGTTTCCTAATTCTGCTCCTATATTGGATCAGTTTCAGAACCAGCGGCAAATCGGCTTTGCTTGGTTTTCCGATACTGTACTCTTGTACGCGTTTGACGACGAGGACCACACAAACGAAAATCTAGTGGAGACAGCTGCTTGGCTCTTGTTCGAGACGATGGTTTGGGACTGGTCCAGGTTACGAGTAGGTGTGGCATACGGAGAGTTTCTCGCCGACGAGAAAGCCGGAATATACGTCGGCAAGGCAATGATCGATGCTTATCGACTGCAGTGCAACCAGGATTGGTCGGGTGGAGCACTCACCCCTTCGGCTGCCAATCGCCTGGGTGTCTCGCACCTCTCACCGGAGCAGACTCTTCATTTTCTCGTCAATTACCCGGTTCCGCTGAAATCAGAACCTATTTCGCCGCTATCCGTAGCCGTTGACTGGACATTTGGACTGCACGACTTTCTTCCAATGCCGTGGTCTTCCCAATCGCCTGAACCGTCCGCAGGGGAGCTGCAACGACAACCTTCGGTGGTACGTAAATGGCGAAACACGAAAAAGTTTCACGAGACAGTATGTAAGAGCTGCCATCGTGAAGGAATGCGGTCTGAGAATGCCAAATGATCCTGATTATCCCGGCGTTTTAGTCACCCTCGTAGGCATAGATATCGGCCCTTGGCTGGGGAGCGGAGCGTCACCAGTGACAACACTGACTCGTTGAGTAATGACAGGAATCGAAGATATGCGGCATGAGGTCGTGATCCCGAAGGGTCTAGACGAAAAGAGAATACGTGAATGGGCTGAACAGCAGAACTTCGCCGGTGTTCCTTTGGGGCTCATTTGTGAACTCCTTCTCGGGCTCGATCCGGAGATCTACACGACGAACGAGCGAATAAGTGCTAGTCGAGCAGAGGGAAGTCTTTTCGGCGCAATGGTCGAGAGGAATATTCTCGGGAAACAGCTGGAAGCGCGAAAGCTGACGCCCGAAGCGATCAGGATGTACGAGCAGAACGTGTCCGATTGGTTCATCGGTGACTTTCCTTACCGCCGGTTGCGCGTGATCTACGCAAGAGGAGGACGTCAGGATCTTGCGCTCAGGGTATATCAGTCCCGAGCAGAGAGTCTGAGAACCTTCTCGGCCATGGGGAAATCGGGGCAGTGGGAACGAGCCATATCAGAGGCAGAAGCGTGGATAGCCAAGCTGGCAGTCGCAGGAGAACGACGCCAAGATCACCTCTAAGCGCAAGCCGGCAGTTTCAAGAGCGTGACCCGGGGGCAATTGCTGGCCGCTCATCGGATCGGAACAGACCAACGATACAGCCAACCCCAACGGCACAGCAGGTGCCACGGGGCATGCCTAACATTCGTTCCAGCGGACCCGCCCTCGCGCTTCTTGCACTGATCGACTGGTGATGTGGCCGGCGGGCCGCTGAACTTCGCGTTATGCGACGTAACAGTACGGGGTGAACTGGTGCCGCCGAAAGTCAGAGAACTCATTGCCGACCTTGAGCGCTCGGGGTTCGTCAATCGAGGCGGGCAAGGGAGTCACAGAAACTTTGTTCACCCGAAGGTTGCTAAACCGATTACAATATCCGGGGCGCCTGGTGACGACGCGAAGCACTATCAAGTCCGCGCCGTGCGGCGGGCCACAGAGGAGTCAAAGTCATGAAGGAAAGCGCACGATACGCGAAAATCGTTGAGTGGTCGGAGGAGGATCAGTGCTTCGTCGGAAGTTCACCTGGGCTCATCTACGGTGGATGCCACGGTTCGGATGAAAAGGCAGTCTTCGAGGAGCTGTGCCAAGTGGTCGAGGAAGCGATTGCGCTCTATCACAAGGATGGCAAGCCTCTTCCTCCGCAGACGTCGGGCCGCGACTTCGCGAACAAGATGCAAAACGTCGCATAACCCTATCGTCACTGCTTTTACTCTCACGTCTGCGGCAAGCGAATAAGAGCGAGACGCACAACAATTGAGAATGCCCCGGCAGGCGCCTGTCCGCTTTCCTCGTCAGCCCTCCTCATGTCATGCATCTAACGCTTCCTTGCGTTTATCGTTCACCCTTGCTTGCTTGGGACAGGAACAGCGATTGAAATGAAGGCAAGGATGATGTTATCTTTGGGACCATGTTGCGCAAAATGACAGGAGATTACATAAATGCCTTCCACTCTTGCCGCTGAGGTGATCGAGGCGATCGTCCGGGGTGCGCACGGTGATCCGTTCGCTGTGCTGGGCCCGCATGAGATGCACGCCGCCCCGGAGCCATGCGTCGTCGTGCGCGCCTTTCTCCCTGATGCCCTGGAGGCGACGTTCGTCCATCCTGATGGCGTGAGCGAGGACCAACCCATGGAGCTGGTACACCCAGATGGTCTCTTCGAGATCGTCGTTCCGACGCGGGACGTCCTCTTTCCCTATCGGCTGCGTGTCATGGATCGGCAGGGACAGGGATGCGAGATCGAGGACCCGTACCGTTTTCCCCCGACCTTGAGTGACTATGATCTGTACCTGATGGGTGAGGGTAGCCATCTCAGAAACTATGAAAAGTTAGGGGCCCACCTGATGACCCTCAATGGCGTGTCCGGAGTCGGTTTTGCGGTCTGGGCTCCCAATGCCAAAAGAGTCAGCGTCGTCGGAGACTTCAATAAATGGGACGGCCGTCGCCATCCGATGCGAAACCATCCCGGCAACGGCATATGGGATCTCTTTATCCCGGGGCTCACAGAGGGCGCGCTGTACAAATTCGAGATCAAGTCGCAATCCGGCGAGCCGCTCGCCCTTAAAGCCGACCCGTTCGCCTTCGCCTTTGAGCCGCCACCTCGAACCGCTTCGCGCGTGTTCAGCATCGATGCCTACCAGTGGGGAGATACGTCGTGGATGGAAGCGCGAGCGCATCAGAATTGGCTTGAGCGACCGGTTGCGATCTACGAGGTGCATCCGGGCTCCTGGATGCGGTCGCCTGAGGAAGGGCATAGTTGTCTGACATACCGGGAGTTGGCCCACCGGCTTGCCGATTATGCGACCGAGATGGGGTACACGCACGTCGAACTACTCCCGATCACGGAGCACCCGTTTTACGGCTCGTGGGGGTATCAAACTATCGGCTACTTCGCGCCCACCTGCCGGTATGGCACGCCGACCGACTTCATGTACTTCGTGGATTACCTGCACCAGCGCGGGATCGGCGTGATCCTTGACTGGGTCCCATCCCATTTCCCCCGCGACCCGCACGGGTTGGTCTACTTCGACGGAACCTACCTCTATGAGCATGAAGACCCCCGTAAGGGCGAACATCGCGAGTGGGGTACGCTCACCTTCAATTACGGCCGAAAGGAAGTGGACAACTTCCTGCTTGGCGATGCACTCTTCTGGCTTGAACGGTATCACCTGGATGGGCTGCGGGTGGACGCGGTCGCCTCGATGCTCTACCTGGACTATTCCCGGAAATCCGGGGAGTGGATCCCTAACATCTATGGCGGCAACGAGAATCTGGAGGCGGTCGCCTTCCTCAGACGCTTTAACGAGCTGGTCTACGAGCACCATCCCGGCGTGATGACCATTGCCGAAGAGTCCACTGCGTGGCCCCAGGTCTCGCGCCCAACCTACGTGGGCGGGCTTGGCTTTGGGTTGAAGTGGAACATGGGGTGGATGCATGATATGCTCGAGTACCTGGCGCTCGACCCAATCTATCGAAGCCATCACCACAATAACCTGACCTTCGGTCTACTCTACGCCTTCAGCGAGAACTTCGTCCTGCCCCTTTCGCACGATGAGATGGTGCATGGCAAAGGCTCACTGCTCGGAAAGATGTCGGGCGATGACTGGCAGAAGTTCGCCAACCTGCGCTGCTTCTATGTCTTCATGTATGGGCATCCGGGGAAGAAGCTTCTGTTCATGGGAGGAGAGTTCGGCCAGTGGCGCGAGTGGGATCACGACCGGAGTCTGGACTGGCACCTGCTCACGGAAGGCCCTTACCATCAAGGGCTACAGAGGTTGGTGCGGGATCTGAACCAGCTTTATCAACGGCTGCCGGCTCTGTACGAGGTCGATTGCGATCCGCACGGATTCGAGTGGATCGACTGCCATGACTGGCAGGGAAGCATCGTCTCGTTCTTGCGCCGGGCGAAGGACTCAGATGACTTTGTGGTCGTGATTTGCAACTTTACCCCCGTCCCCAGACACGACTATCGGATCGGCGTGCCGACCGGGGGCTACTATGCGGAACTGCTGAACTCAGACGGTGCGATCTACGGTGGCAGCAATCTCGGGAATGGTGGGGGCGTTGAGGCAGAGCCGATCCCGGAGCATGGACGACCATTCTCACTGCTCCTTACCCTTCCTCCGTTAGCCGGGTTGATCCTCAAGCCCGCTACAGGTGTTGCGCTATGACAGACCAACCCGGTCAGGATAAGCTCCGTTTTCTGTTTGTCCTGCACAACCATCAACCTCTGGGCAATTTTGATGAGGTGATCCAGGCACTGACGGACAGAGCCTACCGACCCCTCCTTGAGGCCATCCACGCCAGACCGGCGCTCAAGTTTACGCTGCACGTGAGTGGCCCGCTTCTGCTGTGGCTGGAGCGCCGAGCCTCGGATTACCTTGACCTCATTGGCGAATTGGTCCAGCACGGCCGACTGGAGCTCCTGACTGGAGGACTATACGAGCCGATCCTGGCAGCCATTCCGCACGAGGATCGAGTCGCCCAGATCACGCTGATGAGCGAGCGCATGTGGTCCCGGTTCGGGGTTCGGCCGCGCGGCTTGTGGCTGACGGAGCGGATCTGGGACAGCGCAATTATTCCGTCTCTGGTAGATGCGGGAATTACCTATGTCTTGATGGATGACCGAGCTTTTCTCACGTCAGGATTTGAGGCTGAGCGACTGCACGACTACTACCTCACCGAAGCGGAGGGCGAGTCGCTGGCCGTCTTCCCGATCGATAAGGGGCTCCGATATCTGATCCCATTCCGCCCGCCGACCGAGATCGAGACGCACCTGCGCTGGATCGCGCGGACGGGCGGGCAGCTGGCCATTGCTGCCGACGATGGCGAGAAGTTCGGCGGCTGGCCTGGGACAGCGCAGTGGGTCTACAGGGACGGGTGGCTGAAGGGGTTCCTGGACCTGCTCGAAGGCGCGGGCGATTGGCTCGTGTCGCAGACGGTGAGCGAGGCGCTGGACGGTGTTCGCCCCGCTGGACTCTGTTACCTTCCTACCTGCTCATATATCGAGATGGAGGAATGGTCTCTGGGACCGGATGGGGGGCGTCGGTTTGAAGAGCTCAAGGGCCGTCTCGGCCCCGATGCCGATCGGTTCATGCCGAATCTGCGCGGAGGGCATTGGAAGCATTTCCTGGTCCGGTATCCCGAGGCGAACCGGGCCCACAAGAAGGGTCTGGCGCTTGACCGACTGTTGCCGGTAGGGCGTGGGGCCAAACAGGCCAGGCTTGAGCTCCTCGCGGCTCAGTGTAACGACAGCTACTGGCACGGGATATTTGGCGGCCTGTACCTACCTCATTTGCGACACGAGATCTGGCGACATCTGGCGCGCGCTGAGGCCTGCATTCGCCGCCGCCAGACACTCAGGGTGGAGGCAACCGATCTTGATTGCGACGGGGCGCCGGAGGTCTGGGTCCACGACAGCCGCTTCTCGGCCCAAATTCAGCCGCATCGTGGCGGTCGGCTGGTGGAGTGGACAGACTTCGCCGGAGAGGCCAACCTCCTCAATACCCTCACTCGTCGCCCGGAGGTCTATCACGATGCGATTAGGCGTGCGGCAGCGCAACCGGAAGGGCAGACGCACGAGGGAATCCCTGGGATTCACGACCTGCAGCGAGCGGCGCCGGCCGATCTTGTGAACGGGCTTTGCTACGATCAATGGGAACGCGCCGCGTTCCTCGACCACTTTTTTACTGATTGCGATCCGCTGTCTGCCTGGGTTGCTGGCCGCCTGGACGAACGGGGGGATTTCGTCGACGCCCTCTGGGGTTTTAGGCCGACATCCAGTGGCGTAGTCCTTGAACGATCGGGACGTGTTCGAACCGAGTCCGACCCTTCGACAGAGCTCAGGACAGGTCTCAGTCATCCGCTTTATCTGCGGAAGGAATATGCCTTCACGAATAATCGGAGCCTCACTGTCCTCTACCAGATGCAGAATCGGGGAAGCGATCGCATGGCCATCCGCTTCGGGGTGGAGTTGAACTTCTTCCTCCCCGGCCTCGCCTTGGGTACCTCTTTTATCACTATCGGACATCAGCGCGCTTCGCTTGCTACCCCGACTTGCACGGCCGGAGTCGAAGACTTTACCTTGTCTACTCTGGGACCAAGCCTACAGCTTCGCGTCGAACTCGACTATCCCGTCATCCTGTACAGTCACCTGGTCGCAACGATCTCGCAATCGGAGGATGGGTACGAACGAACCGTACAAGGGGTGGCTGCCATGCCCACCTGGGACCTCTGTCTCGATCCGGGTCAAGAGTGGAGAGGTCAGATGGGGGTGACGGTATCGGAATGAACGCGCGGGCCTTTGAAGAGACCTTCCATTGGCTGCGGACCGGCGGAGTCCGTCTGGCGATTATCGTGGCGGGGAGCCTGATGCTGGTTCGCCTCCTCAAGCTGGCCTCGGATCGCGTTGCCAGAGCCGTAGCGGTAGAAGGGGCTGATCAGGTCAGCGAGCGGGAAAAGCGCGCCCTGACG
The Candidatus Methylomirabilis sp. DNA segment above includes these coding regions:
- a CDS encoding ATP-dependent DNA helicase produces the protein MLEQDPVVSFRAGEKVQGGLNAAQQAAVIHGDGPLLIIAGAGTGKTTVIAHRIAHLINSRRARPEQVLALTFTEKAAAEMERRVDLLVPYGFTDTWISTFHAFGDRVLREHALVLGLSPDFRLLTVPEQVIFVQEHLFELPLDYFRPLGSPLRHVQALLQLFSRAKDEDVGPEQYASYAEELAGRAAASSDDKALAEQAKREAEIARTYRHYQELMAREGKLDFGDLMTQTLNLLREHPLVLQRLQERFRYILVDEFQDTNYAQFQIVKLLTASHRNVTVVGDDDQSIFKFRGASISNILSFRREFPETETVVLAENYRSTPSVLDAAYRLIQHNNPDRLEYQEGVDKRLKSCNGDGPAVESVVFQTYQEEADWAAGKIEELIEAKACALSDIAILVRRNSDADPLLRALNMKGIPWSFSGAKGLYDRDEIRLVISFLRLLADPYDSLSLFHLAGSDIYGMPAADLTLCNAHARRKHRSLYEVLLDLTRRPDAVPELSGVSTEGIAAATALLSDLHRYLDKAAREVTGRILYEFLMEQPGYGKRLLHSNSSRDHQRVSNLAAFFGLVQRFGEVAPQDRVVGFVPYLTMLIEAGENPPVAEGEAAEEGVAVLTLHKAKGLEFEAVFLVGLVEKRFPSIDRREAIPLPDELIKETLPSGDFHQQEERRLFYVGMTRAKRYLFLTRAKDYGTKREWKRSRFLAEALALPKEEEEQPWRGTAEAVIGRYAPPPQVVIDLAIRADTPLSLSHYQIDDYLTCPLKYKYVHILRVPVLREHTIIYGAALHRAVQAYNTQRLAGQIMSLEDLIESFEAHWVNEG
- a CDS encoding ATP-binding protein, which encodes MVQRSHILSQVRRALSRSRVVSLIGPRQCGKTTLARQIVPSDSLNYFDLEDPASLARLAEPITALADLRGVVVIDEVQRRPDLFPVLRVLADRRPLPVRFLILGSASPVLLRQSSESLAGRLETVPLSGFSLAEVGVNALTRHWQRGGFPRSYLARSHADSLAWRRQFIQTFLERDLPQLGVTIPAPALWRCWTMLAHYHGQRWNAAEPARSLGVSEPTVRRYLDLLTGLFMVRQLHPWHANLKKRQVKAPKVYLRDSGLLHQLLGIKTERDLLAHPKCGASWEGYAIEETLKAVQPDEAYFWATHTGAELDLLLFKNRRRLGVEVKRADAPTLTPSMRIALHDLQLDHLTVLYPGTRRYALAERVDVVPLAALATGDMDALFPHRGKSTKGRDTTTRLT
- a CDS encoding type II toxin-antitoxin system HicA family toxin codes for the protein MPPKVRELIADLERSGFVNRGGQGSHRNFVHPKVAKPITISGAPGDDAKHYQVRAVRRATEESKS
- the glgB gene encoding 1,4-alpha-glucan branching protein GlgB; this translates as MPSTLAAEVIEAIVRGAHGDPFAVLGPHEMHAAPEPCVVVRAFLPDALEATFVHPDGVSEDQPMELVHPDGLFEIVVPTRDVLFPYRLRVMDRQGQGCEIEDPYRFPPTLSDYDLYLMGEGSHLRNYEKLGAHLMTLNGVSGVGFAVWAPNAKRVSVVGDFNKWDGRRHPMRNHPGNGIWDLFIPGLTEGALYKFEIKSQSGEPLALKADPFAFAFEPPPRTASRVFSIDAYQWGDTSWMEARAHQNWLERPVAIYEVHPGSWMRSPEEGHSCLTYRELAHRLADYATEMGYTHVELLPITEHPFYGSWGYQTIGYFAPTCRYGTPTDFMYFVDYLHQRGIGVILDWVPSHFPRDPHGLVYFDGTYLYEHEDPRKGEHREWGTLTFNYGRKEVDNFLLGDALFWLERYHLDGLRVDAVASMLYLDYSRKSGEWIPNIYGGNENLEAVAFLRRFNELVYEHHPGVMTIAEESTAWPQVSRPTYVGGLGFGLKWNMGWMHDMLEYLALDPIYRSHHHNNLTFGLLYAFSENFVLPLSHDEMVHGKGSLLGKMSGDDWQKFANLRCFYVFMYGHPGKKLLFMGGEFGQWREWDHDRSLDWHLLTEGPYHQGLQRLVRDLNQLYQRLPALYEVDCDPHGFEWIDCHDWQGSIVSFLRRAKDSDDFVVVICNFTPVPRHDYRIGVPTGGYYAELLNSDGAIYGGSNLGNGGGVEAEPIPEHGRPFSLLLTLPPLAGLILKPATGVAL
- a CDS encoding alpha-amylase/4-alpha-glucanotransferase domain-containing protein, whose amino-acid sequence is MTDQPGQDKLRFLFVLHNHQPLGNFDEVIQALTDRAYRPLLEAIHARPALKFTLHVSGPLLLWLERRASDYLDLIGELVQHGRLELLTGGLYEPILAAIPHEDRVAQITLMSERMWSRFGVRPRGLWLTERIWDSAIIPSLVDAGITYVLMDDRAFLTSGFEAERLHDYYLTEAEGESLAVFPIDKGLRYLIPFRPPTEIETHLRWIARTGGQLAIAADDGEKFGGWPGTAQWVYRDGWLKGFLDLLEGAGDWLVSQTVSEALDGVRPAGLCYLPTCSYIEMEEWSLGPDGGRRFEELKGRLGPDADRFMPNLRGGHWKHFLVRYPEANRAHKKGLALDRLLPVGRGAKQARLELLAAQCNDSYWHGIFGGLYLPHLRHEIWRHLARAEACIRRRQTLRVEATDLDCDGAPEVWVHDSRFSAQIQPHRGGRLVEWTDFAGEANLLNTLTRRPEVYHDAIRRAAAQPEGQTHEGIPGIHDLQRAAPADLVNGLCYDQWERAAFLDHFFTDCDPLSAWVAGRLDERGDFVDALWGFRPTSSGVVLERSGRVRTESDPSTELRTGLSHPLYLRKEYAFTNNRSLTVLYQMQNRGSDRMAIRFGVELNFFLPGLALGTSFITIGHQRASLATPTCTAGVEDFTLSTLGPSLQLRVELDYPVILYSHLVATISQSEDGYERTVQGVAAMPTWDLCLDPGQEWRGQMGVTVSE